Below is a window of Caballeronia insecticola DNA.
GATGCTCGCGTCGTTCCGGCGCGTGACCTCGCAGCGGCTCGTCCGTGTCGACGAGACCGCGTTCGACATCTTCATGCGCCTGCTTGCCCACATCGCGCGCTGCGTGCTCATGCTGCGATTCGACGTTCTGATCCGCTTCGTGAGGCAGCGGCGCGTTGGCGGCATCGTCGTGCTGCGTTGTGTCGCGTCCGTGCTCGGGCGCACTGGCGGGTTCCTTCTTCGCTTGTTTCATCGCATCCTCCCTCTTTCGTTTGCTTCGTCTGCCTGACTCATTTGCGCGGGTTGTTCAGCCCGAGCCGCTTCTTCATGTCGGCCGTGAGCCGCTTGCGCGCGCGTTCATAGCCGGCCCACGGATCGTCCTTCAACGCATCAAGCCGTTCGCGCACGTTGCCGATGTTCCATTGATCGCCGCTCTGCACATCGTCGAGTTCTTCCCAGGCGATCGGCATGGATGCGCCGAGTCCCGGACGCGCCCGCAACGAAAACGCTGCGACCGTGCTTGAGCCGCGGTTGTTGCGCAGATAGTCGATGAAAATCTTCCCCTTGCGATTCTGCATGCCCATCTTCGCGGAAAAGAGCTTGGGCAAGGTGCTCGCCATGTGTTGCGCGACGGCCTGCGAAAAGTCCTTCATCTCGTCCCAGCCCGCTTGCTTCACGAGCGGCACGACCACGTGAAAGCCCTTGCCGCCGCTCGTCTTGCAGAACGATTCGAGACCCAGTTCGACGAGCAGTTCTCGCGTAAGCCGCGCGGCCTCGATCATGCGCGCCCAGCCCACGCCCTCACCCGGATCGAGATCGAACACCATGCGATCCGGCTTTTCGATGTTCGACGCAACCGCATTCCACGTATGCAGTTCGACGGTGCCCATTTGCGCCGTGCCGACGAGCGCGCCGGCCGACTCGATGGTAAGCAGCGGTGGATGGCCCGGATCGATATCGGGATGCTGCGTGATATGCGGAATCGCGAGCTTCGCGCTGTGCTTCTGAAAAAAAAGCTCGCCGCCGATGTCCTCAGGCGCGCGCACGAGCGACACCGGCCGGTCCTTCAGATGCGGCAAGATCCAGTCGGCGACCGATGCGTAATACTCGACGACATCGATCTTGCGCAGCCCGGTGGACTTGTCGATGACCCGTTCCGGATGACTGATCTTCACGCCATCGACTTCGGTCGAAGCCGACTTGGTTTTTGCGGCGACGCTCTTCTTCGCCGCTGTTTTCGTGGCGGTCTTAGTGGCCGCTTTCTTGGCCACCTTCTTCGCCGCGGCGGGCTCTTCCTTCACGATCTGCCGCGCCGGTTTGTCGTCGCGCAGACTGACGAACGATGCTTGTCGCACGATGCGCTCCTTGGTCCATTCCGCAAAATTGCATTCGGCCACGAGTTCCGGCTTCACCCAATGCACGGGTGTCCGGCTGCGTTCCTGAGGCTCGCTCGCAAACGGCATGCGCTTGCTTTCGCGGCGGTCGAGTTCCTTCTTCACCGCGACAAGCGTCGCGTGATCGAAGCCGCTGCCGACGCGCCCCGCGTATTGCAGCTTGCCGTGCGTGTCGTAGACGCCGAGCAGCAGCGCGCCGAACTGACCACGGCTGCCCGACGGCTCCGAATAGCCACCGATCACGAACTCCTGCCGGCGACGACACTTGAGCTTGATCCACGAATTGCTGCGCCCCGACACATACGTGGCATCCATGCGCTTGCCGATGATGCCTTCGAGCGCCATGTCGCATGCGCTTTTCAGCAGGTCGTCGGCGTGAAAGGCGAAGTCCTGCGAATAGCGCAGTACCGGATCGTCGATCGGTTCGATCAGCGCCTTCAGAATCGCGCGACGCTGCACGAGCGGCACGTGGCGCAGGTCGTAGCCGTTGAGATAAGGCACATCGAAGAAATACACGACGATGTCCTGCGGCCGCCCCACATCGAAGGCGTTTTGCAGCGCCTGAAAATCGGGCAGGCCGCGTTCGTCTAGCACCACGGCTTCGCCGTCGAGCCAGCCGCTTTCGATGTCGAGTTGTTCAAGCGCCTTCACCTGCTTCGAGAACTTCGCGGTCCAGTCGTTGCCGTTGCGCGTGTCCATGCGGATCACGCGTTTGCCCTTCACCGTCTCGATGCGGGCCAGCACGCGATAACCGTCGAACTTGATTTCATAGGCCCAGTCGTCGCCGGGCGGCGCGGCATCGACGAGCGTCGCAAGCTGCGGCTTGAGGCTCGCGGGAAGCTTCGCCTTGAGCGCGCCTTCGATCGCGGGTTCATGCGACAGCGTGCGCAGCGATTCCGCGCTGCGCGTCGCGACGATATCCGGATGCGCGTGGCCGTTCGTCTTCGTGGTCTTTGCCGCTGACTTGCGTGCTGTAGTTTTCTTCGCACTCGCCCGGCGCTCCGTACGCTCGCGCACTGCGCCGCTCTTGGAGCGCGCGCCAAGCGACTCCGACAGCACGCTGCCCGGCTTCTTCAACAGGATGTCGTACTCGGCTTCGGGCCGCGCGTCGTCGTCGCGCTCCTTGATGAGCAGCCATTGCTCCTTGTCGCCGCTGCCGCGCATATGGCTTTTCACGAGCGTCCAGCCGCCGTGCAGCTTTTCGCCGTCGAGCGTGAACTTGAGCTTGCCTTTCTCGTACTCGCGCGCGGCGTCCTCGAAGCTGCCCGATTGCGGCGCCCACGTCCCGCGATCCCACACGATGACGCTGCCCGCGCCATAGTTGCCCTCGGGAATCTCGCCTTCGAACGAGCCGTAATCGAGCGGATGATCCTCGACATGCACGGCAAGCCGCTTCACCGACGGATCGAGGCTCGGCCCCTTCGGCACGGCCCACGATTTGAGCGTGCCGTCGAGTTCCAGCCGGAAGTCGTAGTGCAGGCGGCGCGCATCGTGTTCCTGAATCACGAACGAAAGCCCTTGCGGGGCGGCCTTCTTCGTGCGCGTGCCCCGCTTCGCAGTACCGGACGGCTCCGGCGTCTTGTCGAAGCTGCGCATGCGCTGATAGGTTTCGAGCTTTGCAGCCATCGTCGTCGGACCCGTGACTCGTTGGTGACTCGTTCGTTATCTACGCGCGCTTGCGGCGCGTCGTCTTGCGGGCGGGGCGCGCGGGTTCCTCGCCGCTGTCGTCGGTCGTGTCGTCGGCAGCGTCAGAAGCGGCGGCGGCTTGCGCAGACTTGCTGCCGCGTTTGGCCGGAGCGCCTTTCTTCAGACTGCGCTTGAGCAGTTCGGACAAGTCGAGAATATCGGCCGATGCCTTGTGCTCGCTGCCTTCCTCGATCTTCATCACTTCGGCGACCTTGCCCTGTTTCACCTTCTTCTCGACGAGCGCGATGATGTCGTCGCGGAACGTATCGTGATACTTCGACGGATCCCACGTGTCGCTCATGTCGTCGATAAGGCGCTTGGCCATCTCGAGTTCCTTCGGCGAGACGCCGGCCTTCTTCGTGTCTTCGTCGGGGAACTTGAACTGGCTGAAGTCGCGCACTTCGTCGCCCCAGCGCAGCGTGTTGAGCGCGAGCGCCGGGCCGACCGGAATCAGCGCCGCCAGATGCTGTTTGTTGTGCAGCACGACGCTCGCGATGCCGACCTTGCCCGTATCCTTCAACGCGTCGCGCAAGAGCGCATAGACCTTTTCGCCCTTGCGATCAGGCGCGAGGTAATAAGGCGTATCGAGCGAGAGGAAGGAGATTTCGGGCGCATCGACGAAAGCGAGAATGTCGACCGTCTGCGTCGATTCCGGATTGGCCGCGCGGATTTCGGCATCCGTCATCACGACGTACTTGCCCTTCTCGTATTCGAAGCCGCGCACGATGTCGTCGCGCGTGACTTCCTTACCCGTGTTCTTGTTGATCTGCTTGTAGCCGATCGGATCCATCGAACGCTTGTCGAGCAGATTGAAGCCGACTTTCTCCGACTGCGTCGCCGGATAGAGTTGCACGGGCACGTGGACCAGCCCGAAGCTGATCGCGCCTTTCCAGATCATGTGGGGCATCGCGGCACCTTCGCTGTCGGATTGCTCGCGCGGAGTCGCGCGCATCGGAAGGAATCGCACGAAGCGTGCCAAGCGGCGCCAGAGCCATCGGCACAAGCGCGTCCGGGCACATGTCGCGCTCGCGACGCGGCCGATCTGTAAGCCTTACTGATCGAACGCGGAATTGGGAAAAATATCGCGGCCGCTGCCGGTGTCAGGACGTTTGCTCGACAGACCGTTAGTTGCGAATTAAGTCGAAAATAAAGCGCGGCTTTCGGATAGAAAACCGCGCAAAAAACTACTTCCGGCTCGCCGTGACAGTCAGTTGCGTGCCGTCGTCGAGGGTGACGGTCTTTTTCGATCCCGTCGATG
It encodes the following:
- the ligD gene encoding DNA ligase D, which gives rise to MAAKLETYQRMRSFDKTPEPSGTAKRGTRTKKAAPQGLSFVIQEHDARRLHYDFRLELDGTLKSWAVPKGPSLDPSVKRLAVHVEDHPLDYGSFEGEIPEGNYGAGSVIVWDRGTWAPQSGSFEDAAREYEKGKLKFTLDGEKLHGGWTLVKSHMRGSGDKEQWLLIKERDDDARPEAEYDILLKKPGSVLSESLGARSKSGAVRERTERRASAKKTTARKSAAKTTKTNGHAHPDIVATRSAESLRTLSHEPAIEGALKAKLPASLKPQLATLVDAAPPGDDWAYEIKFDGYRVLARIETVKGKRVIRMDTRNGNDWTAKFSKQVKALEQLDIESGWLDGEAVVLDERGLPDFQALQNAFDVGRPQDIVVYFFDVPYLNGYDLRHVPLVQRRAILKALIEPIDDPVLRYSQDFAFHADDLLKSACDMALEGIIGKRMDATYVSGRSNSWIKLKCRRRQEFVIGGYSEPSGSRGQFGALLLGVYDTHGKLQYAGRVGSGFDHATLVAVKKELDRRESKRMPFASEPQERSRTPVHWVKPELVAECNFAEWTKERIVRQASFVSLRDDKPARQIVKEEPAAAKKVAKKAATKTATKTAAKKSVAAKTKSASTEVDGVKISHPERVIDKSTGLRKIDVVEYYASVADWILPHLKDRPVSLVRAPEDIGGELFFQKHSAKLAIPHITQHPDIDPGHPPLLTIESAGALVGTAQMGTVELHTWNAVASNIEKPDRMVFDLDPGEGVGWARMIEAARLTRELLVELGLESFCKTSGGKGFHVVVPLVKQAGWDEMKDFSQAVAQHMASTLPKLFSAKMGMQNRKGKIFIDYLRNNRGSSTVAAFSLRARPGLGASMPIAWEELDDVQSGDQWNIGNVRERLDALKDDPWAGYERARKRLTADMKKRLGLNNPRK
- the ku gene encoding non-homologous end joining protein Ku, with the protein product MPHMIWKGAISFGLVHVPVQLYPATQSEKVGFNLLDKRSMDPIGYKQINKNTGKEVTRDDIVRGFEYEKGKYVVMTDAEIRAANPESTQTVDILAFVDAPEISFLSLDTPYYLAPDRKGEKVYALLRDALKDTGKVGIASVVLHNKQHLAALIPVGPALALNTLRWGDEVRDFSQFKFPDEDTKKAGVSPKELEMAKRLIDDMSDTWDPSKYHDTFRDDIIALVEKKVKQGKVAEVMKIEEGSEHKASADILDLSELLKRSLKKGAPAKRGSKSAQAAAASDAADDTTDDSGEEPARPARKTTRRKRA